From one Papilio machaon chromosome 16, ilPapMach1.1, whole genome shotgun sequence genomic stretch:
- the LOC106716597 gene encoding RNA polymerase II-associated protein 3, which produces MQKAFEIQKNVRDNAKTFQTYLTDLQTWETEMKRKEAALNGDFVKDLPPVRSKIKRERPVEVKKKPEKRISASDYQAWEKFDVEKACEEVDMAEIGPVSLDSKKSEKDKLEKLREEAQYEKERGNAFVKEEKWDEAIKCYNRAIELIQNDAIYYANRGLCYLKKDSLHQAVADCTAALNIDPTYVKALQRRATARERLGSLRAATADLNEVLALEPRNTAAKKQLEAIKIRMGTKGSKSKSSPITEPNDCPQKTPKIVELDNKAVLDKTTPVKTALEKWKTGEGEDINVMKPVKKPPHLRSKRALKTITIEEIPLGKKLSDKPATRMKIIEIDNQAQGDSNNNDNKTKEEIKVSEKTNYKNGDGDSNILGSIKIKEGKIKDKVDNGDSNITVETEKEISIRDLVPPVNSVQFMAEWKNLKGKNSARSKYLSIIEPTKIPSIFENALESDVLSEILQILSQDMEMFSNKTVTAYLKGLVRVKRFSALAMFLSTSDKQCLNKLLEHCKNVEKCSEEDILDLKNKFEL; this is translated from the exons atgCAAAAAGCGTTTGAGATTCAGAAAAACGTTCGAGATAATGCCAAGACTTTCCAAACGTACCTAACAGATTTACAAACTTGGGAGACAGAAATGAAACGTAAAGAGGCCGCGCTTAACGGTGATTTTGTTAAg GATCTGCCCCCTGTgagaagtaaaattaaaagagagCGACCAGTAGAAGTAAAGAAAAAGCCAGAAAAAAGGATTTCTGCATCGGACTACCAAGCTTGGGAAAAATTTGATGTT gAAAAAGCATGCGAGGAAGTAGATATGGCTGAAATTGGACCAGTGTCCTTAGATAGCAAGAAGAGTGAAAAAGACAAGCTGGAGAAGCTTCGAGAAGAAGCACAATATGAAAAAGAGAGG GGTAATGCATTTGTTAAGGAAGAGAAATGGGATGAAGCGATCAAATGTTACAACAGGGCTATTGAACTGATCCAAAATGATGCTATATATTATGCTAATAGAGGGCTATGTTATCTCAAGAAAGACAG TCTACACCAAGCCGTGGCAGATTGTACCGCAGCACTCAACATAGATCCTACATACGTGAAGGCATTACAGCGTCGTGCCACCGCTAGGGAGAGGTTGGGATCTCTCCGTGCTGCTACAGCTGATCTTAATGAAGTCCTGGCTCTGGAGCCAAGGAATACTGCCGCTAAGAAACAACTGGAAGCTATCAAGATACGTATGGGAACTAAAGGT TCTAAATCTAAGTCATCACCGATCACAGAACCAAACGACTGCCCACAGAAGACTCCAAAGATTGTAGAGTTGGATAATAAAGCAGTGCTTGATAAGACAACTCCGGTTAAGACTGCCTTGGAGAAGTGGAAGACTGGTGAAGGAGAAGATATTAATGTTATGAAGCCAGTAAAGAAACCACCGCATTTGAGATCTAAG agAGCCTTAAAAACTATTACCATAGAAGAAATACCTTTAGGCAAAAAATTGTCAGACAAACCTGCGACTCGTATGAAAATCATAGAAATTGACAACCAAGCTCAAGGTGATAGCAACAATAATGATAACAAAACCAAAGAAGAGATAAAAGTTAGTGAAAAGACAAATTATAAGAATGGAGATGGAGACTCCAATATATTGGGATctataaagataaaagaaggaaagataaaagataaagtaGACAATGGAGATTCTAATATAACTGTGGA AACGGAAAAGGAGATTTCTATTCGGGATTTAGTGCCACCTGTCAACAGTGTGCAGTTTATGGCCGAATGGAAgaatttaaaaggaaaaaattcaGCTAGAAGCAAATATTTGagt ataatTGAACCAACTAAAATACCATCAATTTTTGAGAATGCTTTAGAAAGTGATGTCTTGTCCGAGATACTTCAGATATTGTCTCAAGATATGGAAATGTTTAGTAACAAAACTGTCACCGCGTATCTCAAAGGATTGGTCAGAGTAAAGAGGTTTTCTGCTTTAGCAATGTTCCTGTCTACTTCTGATAAACAAT